The DNA region ATCAGAAGTTAAAACGTCACATCTACCACTTTCATACGCTTTAACAACTTGATCATTAGTGTCATAAGATACGATTTTATATTTTAATTTATGACTTCTAAAGTAGTCAGCAACATTTAGCTCTGTTGTGGTTCCTGTTTGAAGGCAGATAGAAGCGCCATCAAGCTCTTTAGCACTTTTGACACCCAATTTTTTAGTGACCATAAAGCCTTGACCATCATAGTAGTTAACACCAGCAAAGTTTAAACCCAAAGAAGTATCTCTGGTTTCTGTCCATGTTGTGTTACGTGAAAGCATATCGATCTCGCCTGATTGAAGAGCTGTCAAACGCTCTTTAGCATTAAGAGCAATGTATTTAACTTTTTTAGCATCGCCAAAAACGGCAGCTGCAACAGCACGACAAACGTCAACATCAATACCTTTATAGATACCATCACTTCCTACTTCAGAAAAGCCTGGTAATCCACCATCAACACCACACTTAACAAAACCTTGTTTTTGTACTTCGCCGAGAGTATCCGCACTAAGTGTTGTTGTGCCAAAGCCCAACACAGTAATTGTTGCTAAAGAGATTTTAGCGAGTTTAGATCGTAACATCATTATCTT from Sulfurospirillum diekertiae includes:
- a CDS encoding amino acid ABC transporter substrate-binding protein, translating into MMLRSKLAKISLATITVLGFGTTTLSADTLGEVQKQGFVKCGVDGGLPGFSEVGSDGIYKGIDVDVCRAVAAAVFGDAKKVKYIALNAKERLTALQSGEIDMLSRNTTWTETRDTSLGLNFAGVNYYDGQGFMVTKKLGVKSAKELDGASICLQTGTTTELNVADYFRSHKLKYKIVSYDTNDQVVKAYESGRCDVLTSDQSQLYGLRIKLLKPEDSIVLPEVISKEPLGPVVRKGDGKWFDIVRWSFYAMVTAEESGVTSKNVDAMLKSDNPDIKRLLGVEGQMGENLGLKKDFAYNIVKQVGNYGESFESTVGEGSPLKIKRGYNALWNQGGLQYAPPFR